One window of Streptomyces sp. NBC_00273 genomic DNA carries:
- a CDS encoding M15 family metallopeptidase produces the protein MSHRLACVALTGTLCATALSCTGALPEAHFQVARQPAVKTLSAHVTAVPPEKLAATHHPGCPVSPGQLRLVRMNHWGFDGKVHRGELVVHEDVVAPVLRAFGKAFAARFPIRRMRVMSEYGGSDAAAMADDNTSAFNCRQVTGDPSRMSRHSWGDAIDINPVENPYVDVRGTTHPPNGRSHLDRGRTSPGTITPDGVVTRAFREVGWYWGGRWSPPDYQHFSEDGG, from the coding sequence GTGAGCCATCGCCTCGCCTGCGTGGCCCTGACCGGCACCCTCTGCGCGACGGCGTTGTCATGCACAGGGGCATTGCCCGAGGCGCACTTCCAGGTCGCGCGCCAGCCCGCGGTGAAGACGCTGTCCGCGCACGTCACGGCCGTCCCCCCGGAGAAGCTGGCCGCCACCCACCACCCCGGCTGTCCCGTGTCGCCGGGGCAGCTCCGGCTCGTCCGGATGAACCACTGGGGCTTCGACGGCAAGGTGCACCGGGGCGAACTGGTGGTCCACGAGGACGTGGTCGCCCCGGTGCTGCGGGCCTTCGGGAAGGCCTTCGCCGCCCGCTTCCCGATCCGCCGGATGCGGGTGATGTCCGAGTACGGCGGCAGCGACGCCGCGGCGATGGCCGACGACAACACCTCCGCCTTCAACTGCCGGCAGGTCACCGGAGACCCGAGCCGGATGTCCCGGCACTCCTGGGGCGACGCCATCGACATCAACCCGGTCGAGAACCCGTACGTCGACGTCCGGGGCACCACCCATCCGCCCAACGGCCGCAGCCATCTCGACCGCGGCCGCACCAGCCCCGGGACGATCACCCCCGACGGGGTCGTGACCCGGGCCTTCCGGGAGGTCGGCTGGTACTGGGGCGGTCGCTGGAGCCCGCCGGACTACCAGCACTTCTCCGAGGACGGCGGCTGA